The following DNA comes from Watersipora subatra chromosome 8, tzWatSuba1.1, whole genome shotgun sequence.
TCTATAGGCCAAATGTTACCAGTCAGTCTCAAAGCTATGAACTCACTCAGTAAAATTAGATTTTATAGCTCAACTTGGGTTAATTGCAAAGATTAGCCTTAATGCTATACGTAATCAAGGCTGGATTACGCACTGACTCACTAGCAGTGATATATTAGCAATTAGCAGCAGTTGGCATTTAGCAAACAGCAACTGGCAAgtaactattaactataattGACAACCAGACTCAGCATTGCTAGTTTGAGCAGCCTCTTTGCTCATTACAACAGCAGATGCTgaatttcatatacatgtatttatttatagaaaacAAACCAACGGTTCTGCATGTTATTTtgttaagtttttttaaacatcaacaaagcaaatattttgtaccgCAAAGTTCGTAATATATTGACGAGAGTCAAAATTGATAAGTTTACagaaaaaattttctattttgacaGTGGTAAATCTTATTCTTCGAAGGActcaaaaaattttaatctttaatgAAAATTAGAACTTCTTGACATCTTTTTAGCAAAACATGGAAAACAAGTTCATTTTCTTAAAAGTATTTATATTAGTATTAGAAGATTGCTTGTACATATGTACAATACCTCAAGTGTACACCATGCCACAGGCCTAGTGTACACTGTAGAATCTCTGTAATTAAGGAGCTAAAGATTAGGTGGGGCGTGTTGTTGAGAAGTTTCTGTCTGTCTTTACATATTATGATATCTTATCAGTGATGCGCGTCATAAGATGTCCAAGATAGACTAGGAGTGAGCCCATTAAGTGATCAACTATCTGTCCAGTGTTGATGCATGATTTACACCATCTCTTTTGGGCAACCTGAAGTCTAGACAACAGTTGCAGTAGAAACAGCAGCAGGACATCATGTACTTCTGGAAAGTGATTTTAGCGTTAAGCATTGCCTATGGTGCCATTCAAGGTTAGTGCCTATAACTTTATAATAAAGATATGAGGCTATTAGCTTTGATCTCATGCTCTACATATATTTACCTTCACATACATTCTCAATAATGGCCAGAATAATTTACAACTATGCCTAGAATATTTATACTTACCCTTCCACACACATGACAACATCTTTTCCGTTCCGTGACACCAAAATATTACATTCACTATCGTTTGTTTCAACTCATGAACTTTCTATTACTACAATCTTGAATTGGCTATCCCGACTCTTCCGCagtactattagattaccaaatTTTAAAAGACTCCAACTTGCTCAATAATTCTTGATTTCTGTAGTTTTTTGGCACGtaactaaaaacattattttgtttacAATGCCAATAAAACCACCGttgtacacacatacatacaatatTTATAGCAAGCAGCCAGTTGTACAAAAATGCAACAGAGAGTTAGGTCAGCTGCTTTATGATAGCCATGTGCTCAGCTGCTAGAAATTGTTGAGAAGCTAAGGCTAAAGAAAGTCATTAGTAAGAGTTGATGGGTTGATAGTATGTTTTAGCAACCATATCACTTTCTCTTATCTGTATTATGTCTTTATTGCACTCTTGTACAATTTTTCATGTAAATATCAACTTTAATTATTTCTGTCACATTCATCTTCTGTAAAACATCTCAAAGGGGTCTTGTTCAACGGACCTTGACCTTTAGTTGAATCAACTTCAGTGATGTGGTAGAGTTTTATTGATTGGTCACACCTCGACTTCTACTACGCTCAGTAGTTAAGTTACGATTTGGATTAGTGATGACCAACCAGTCAGAAGCCAAACAGTATATATACCAAAGGTGTACTCTAAATGATGCGTAGCGTATATCCAGCTAAAATATTTCCTCTATGGCTTGATTGTAAAACATTCTCAGTGTATGCAAAATATTCAATATTCTGTGATCGTTATactaaataatgaataataatagtaaaataatagaatagggtaaagaaagaaaatatataaaatatgattgGTACTAGAAGCCAAAAATACAAATTAAcacaaaaatagaaaatgtgATTAGGAGAAAATATGCAAGTATacttaaaataaattgatatgGTTGAGGAAAGACCAGGCAGTGGGTCTGGCAAGACAGTATGGTAGATCTGTTGATATCTCCAACCGAGGTGAAGTGGGTTGCATTGATAGGAGATGGGTTGGGCCTGAGGCTTCACTTTACAGACCTCTTCAATTCATTTGGGATCATTCATTTAGGGGGGGGTTCGTTGCTATATGAGTTGTCTTTCTTTGGGGATATTGTAAGGATGTACAGTAAATTATAGTACAATGAAtggatatagatatagatatagactCAATGAATGAGCAAGGCTGAATCAGATGAATGAGGTCATAAGTAGGTCATGCAGTTTTTAACtcaaatatttactgtaatcTTATTGATTCTAGTTAACTTTATTAATTATTGGAGGTTTTTGTTAGAAAACGTCCATTAATAAAGTTAATTTATTATTGTCACTCGTTTTGTATTACTTTCAGGTGCTGATAATGACTTTCCATCTACCACAGCAACATGGATGAGTACCACAGGCTTTATACCAGATTCTACTAGCATCAACTGCACATTTGATCACAGCCAGTGTGGTTGGAAGAATGACCCCTATGCTTCAACAATCTGGATTTCAAACTCTGGGCCAACAAACTCGAAACGAACAGGTGGCTCGCTGTTAAGCACATAATCGAAGTCAAAAAAATGATTTCTGATATTTAGTCAAGTGTATGATGCTAAGTGCCGACTCAACTAGGTGGCTAGACTTATCAATGGATCCATGTACTGTAGCTGTAATGTAATCAATGTACACTCAGATCACCTTTGAGTCTTGTATAAGCTCATCTTCAACTTCGGGTCAAGGTCTTTTCATACTTCAGTTTATCTGACCCATGAATTAGCTAGTTAGCTGCAACTACTGTGAAGCTAAACTCATGCCTTTGCTTTTTGAACCCGTGTGAGAGAAGTTCCTTGGCTAATTTAGATGAAGGTTTCATTTACGTTGTTAAAAAGATTGGCTCAGTTTTCTTTTAACGTAGCATATATCACCACTAAAGGTTACCTTAAATCTACCAACATCCTAACACGGCAAAGAAAATTGCTCAAACATGAACATATTACTAAAACGTTTTTATCGTTGGaaaattagttttgttaaaCCCCTTTAATAGCATCTTCTGAGTGGTCTTTTTGCTTTTACTTACTCATAGAATGGTGTACGTATTTGcagtaaaaatatttccatttgtGTATCCACTATTAGCAGTTTTTGTTGGTTTTATCAACAAGCATGaacatatatttttcaatgaAAATTTGTTTACTAGGTAACTCAAATAATCATAATATATGCATAGACCAcactttaaatatatttatattagaatACCAGCCAAATGCCCAACGTTGCACAAGTGATAACCAAAGTTTTTACGTAGATATTTTCTTTatccaataaatttgagtaaccttaaataaatgtaatttttactataataatatttgtgtTCTTTTCTCCGAGGCCAGCATTAGGAGAACAGATTGCAACATGATCTTTCACCcgatcatgatcttcaagcgtgctTGCTGACACATGAAGCGTGCTATTTTAATCATCAacgattggcaggtgtaataagtatgatgaGTACAATTATTTCTTAGTATGGCAGTTGGACACGTAGTCTTATGCATAGTATGTGTTCGTGCAAAACTGGAGGTGCCGAGTTCAATTTCAGTAcaaagcagatttttcatttttataacttttttactataactggacacacaagcaaacaacagacagacactgagatatatatatagattggttGTTATTAAAAGTAATACGTGAATTTAATAAACTAATTCAAAAGGAGTTTTTCATTTTCTAGACAGATTGTTTTACACCATTTTCAGGTACACAAATAACACAACTTTAAAACTACAAGCCATATCAGTAGATTAGTAAACTTTCTTAAGAGGTTCAACATGTGCGACTTTAATCGTAGCCCATGTTATCTTTCATCTTCCTCACATACACTATCATCTTTTCTCGCAGAGATTAGAGATACGTGACTTACCAGGTCAATTTATGGGCTGCTTTCACTGCTGTGACTAATCAAGGTCGTAAGCAGTAGACATAATTTAAACCTTTGTGTTGTTTATTCACATATTTTCACTCAGATTTCAACTTCTTTTTACGTTTTGTCACATCTGTAGTAAAGTGCACAGCTCGAGTTAGCAAACACTTTTAGTCGATTGTGTGATGGTTGTTGACAAGCTAGCCTAGTGAAGGAGTTGTGCACTCCTTAAGGACTGATGTAGTTGTTGACAAGCTAGCCTAGTGAAGGAGTTGTGCACTCCTTAAAGACTGATGTAATTGTTGACAAGCTAGCCTAGTGAAGGAGTTGCGCACTCCTTAAGGACTGATGTAGTTGTTGACAAGCTAGCCTAGTGAAGGAGTTGTGCACTCCTTAAGGACTGATGTAGATACTGTAAGTGTAGGTTCAAACAAGCTGAACTCTGACttcagttgctaatagagttcaAGACATATTAGTAACTCCTGTATTTTGACCTATGGTTGTGTTGTCAGCAGGAAGATTTTTCGCTCTGATCAaacaattatatgattatacaaatatacaGTTATACGATTATACGGTTATAAAATCATATGATTATACGATTATAGGGgtgtaaatatatacaattatacaatTATACAGTTATAAGTTTATATGGCTACAGGGTTACGTGGTTATCCAGTTATATGATTATACAGTTGTCCAGTTATAAATGTCCATAAGTGGGTACATATTAGAATAATAGCAAGGACTGATTTTACACTTTAAAGGTGACTCTACGGGatcatgttttgtcaattttaatcttgaagcatcctggcagttAAACCACCTCAAATatgaaaaacaatcgcaaatgataaaaaattaacaatgtttttgataaaatctactaaaactttgtgtaagttcatctttaagcagAAACCTGAGCAACTAGATTATCAAGATGAGCAACTAGATTATCAAGATGAGCCACTAGATTATCAAGTTGAGCCACTAGATTATCAAGATGAGCCACTAGATTATCAAGATGAGCAACTAGATTATCAAGATGAGCAACTAGATTATCAAGTTGAGCAACTAGATTATCAAGTTGAGCAACTAGATTATCAAGATGAGCAACTAGATTATCAAGATGAGCAACTAGATTATCAAGTTGAGCAACTAGATTATCAAGATGAGCAACTCGATTATCAAGATGAGCAACTCGATTATCAAGTTGAGCAACTAGATTATCAAGATGAGCTACTAGATTATCAAGTTGAGCAACTAGATTATCAAGTTGAGCAACTAGATTATCAAGATGAGCAACTAGATTATCAAGTTGAGCAACTAGATTATCAAGATGAGCAACTAGATTATCAAGTTGAGCAACTAGATTATCAAGATGAGCAACTAGATTATCAAGTTGAGCAACTAGATTATCAAGATGAGCAACTAGATTATCAAGATGAGCAACCAGATTATCAAGTTGAGCAACTAGATTATCAAGATGAGCAACTCGATTATCAAAATGAGCAACTCGATTATCAAGTTGAGCAACTAGATTATCAAGATGAGCAACTAGATTATCAAGTTGAGCAACTAGATTATCAAGATGAGCAACTAGATTATCAAGTTGAGCAACTAGATTATCAAGATGAGCAACTAGATTATCAAGATGAGCAACTAGATTATCAAGTTGAGCAACTAGATTATCAAGATGAGCAACTAGATTATCAAGTTGAGCAACTAGATTATCAAGTTGAGCAACTAGATTATCAAGATGAGCTACTAGATTATCAAGTTGAGCAACTAGACTATCAAGATTAGCCACTATATTATCAAGATGAGCAACTAGATTATCAAGTTGAGCAACTAGATTATCAAG
Coding sequences within:
- the LOC137402542 gene encoding involucrin-like, producing the protein MFLIKSTKTLCKFIFKQKPEQLDYQDEQLDYQDEPLDYQVEPLDYQDEPLDYQDEQLDYQDEQLDYQVEQLDYQVEQLDYQDEQLDYQDEQLDYQVEQLDYQDEQLDYQDEQLDYQVEQLDYQDELLDYQVEQLDYQVEQLDYQDEQLDYQVEQLDYQDEQLDYQVEQLDYQDEQLDYQVEQLDYQDEQLDYQDEQPDYQVEQLDYQDEQLDYQNEQLDYQVEQLDYQDEQLDYQVEQLDYQDEQLDYQVEQLDYQDEQLDYQDEQLDYQVEQLDYQDEQLDYQVEQLDYQVEQLDYQDELLDYQVEQLDYQD